The genomic DNA GAATTATAGGCACTTTTTCCCAGATCTGCTTAAAGAGATCGATAATCTTTAAACTGCTTCCTTTCTCTATTGTCACCACACTGATATTCTGGATTATAATCAATGATGTGGCTTTTTTCGGTTCTGAGACCAATACTCTTTCACAACTTGATGGCGGGATTCTGGTACTCGGTCTTTTCCAGTTTTTCATCTTTTTCTTTATCTATCAGGCAGCAATGAGCAAGATTAGGGAGGGCAGAAGTTATGAGGTGCGTATTCCCGATTTGTTAACAAAGCCATACATTAAAAAAGAGCCTGAAGCGGAAAATTCACCGGGTTTGATATACTCTATACCTTTTTCGGTGTTTTGTTTCATAATTGGTCTGGTTTTAGTAATCGCTGGCGGTTATCTGGTTGTGAGAGAAGCAGTTGAGGTAAGCATGCAGTTCAACACCAGCCTTAAACTATTATCTGTATGCGTAATTTCGGTTTTAACCTCTGTACCGGAACTGATTGTCTCTTATATTTCAGCCAGAAGGGGCCAGAGTGATCTGGCTGTTGCCAATATCCTCGGTTCAAATATATTCAATATCGCCTTTATAATGGGGCTTTCCGCATTGATCAGACCTTTGGCATTCAATACAGCATTCAATACCGATATTCTGGTGCTTCTGATCGGGACTTCTGCTCTTTATCTGTTCTGCTACGGAGAAAAATCTGTTCAGCATATAGAAGCAGTATCACTGCCGGCAATCTATGCGGCTTATTTTGTGTTTGTGATCATTAGAGGATAAGATCAGGCCCTTATCATCTTATGCACAACATCACCGGTATCAATAACCCCCTTGACCCCCATTAAATCATCAACTACAACCAGATACTTGTAATGATACTCGGTCATGATAAAAACAATTTCAATATAACTTGCATTTTCATTTACTATATATGTCCTGTAGTCTTTCATTATATCACCGGAGAGATGATGTTCCTGGTTTTCCCAGAATTCTTTAACCGGTTTTACAAGCAGTTCACTGGTCTCTCCAAGGTCTCTGAGAAGAACAAGACTTCCGGAAGAAATTTTTTCTTCAGGAAAAACAGCACTAAATAGATCAGCAAGATCCAGCACTCCGCAGATTCTGCCATTTTCTTCCACAACAGGCAGGAAAGTTATGTTTTCTTTTTTCATTTTGTCAATAGCATGAGAGATTGTCTGTTTTCTCCACACCATCCCTTTGCAGCATATCAGATCGCGTGCCCTGAGAACCTCATCTACAACCACTTGTTTTTCATCGATGGTGTCAATAAGCTCGCCGGGAGTTCTGGCGTTTTCCAGAAGATGAGCATTGGTCGTTACAAGTTGGGCGATTGCACTTAATACCTTCAAATAAAGCTGGGCTTTTTCTTTAGATGTAATTATCGCGAAAACGTATTTAACAGTCGATTCACGATAGTCATAACTTACGTCAAGAGCCCTGTCGAGCCTTATGAAAAGGATCAGAATCTCGCTTAGATTCTCTACATATCCGTGCGGCAGTGCAAGATGATTACCCAGAAATGTGGTGCCTATATTCTCCCTTTTTAAAAGAGATTCTTTTATAGTGCCGGTGGAAAGCGACGTAGTCAAAGAGATTTTTTCAGCTACAAAATCGATGATCTGATGATAGCTATCAAAGTGATAGTCAAGGTAGATCAACCGGGGGTCCATTAAACTGCTCAGCTTCACAGTGTTCCTCCAGTTCCGTTTGTTTTTTCTTCCTGCAGTTACAAGCAATTCTTCAGTGTACATAAATCCTGATCAGAACAGCCATAAAATAGTTGAATAATGAACAGAAACACTTAAAATTAAGATCACCCAGGCATTCTTCACCCGGAGTTTGGCTTATATCAAAAAAATAGAGCAATGCAGCGGCTGAAATTGCGCCCTGCACTCTCTCCTCCCTATCAGTTACCGGAAGTAAGGATCTGTGATATTTAGCCATCAGAAAAAGAACCGAAACCGGTTTTTCATATTGGTCCACTACCAGCGATAAATCACTGCACATCACTTCAGATGCCAGGTATTCATGCCCGTTGCTGAAGAATTCCAGCAGATAGTGTTCCACCTTCTCTATTTCCTTTTTATGCTCAATAAAGTACAGGTAAGATTCCAGACTGATTCTGAAAAGGTCAAGTATAAAAAAAAAGCCAACAGTTCCTGACTGTCGGAAACTACTGCAGAGATGCCTACATTCCCTGACTGGAATTTTTTAAGTACAGTCAACACCGGAGTACAGGGTGAGACAAGTTCAATCTTCTCTAACGGCAATTTAATGTTCTCTGTATCCGCAACATTTTTTGATATATCATCTGCAATCTGGACAGACTGAACAGTATCCAATTTCTCTCTCCAATTTGAATTTGTTTAGTTTTCAGGATAATATACGGTGCTTTATTACAATCCTGAAAACACCCTAAATACGGAGATGAGAACTGTTTGTCTGATAACAGCGAAGAGACACGGAAGTGAACCGGTCTGAACCGGCAGACCGGCAGAAATTGAAAAATTCAAAAGTTGTTGATGCAGAAGTTAACCGCAATGATTCTAGCGAGCTTTCTTCCCTGCACCTTTCCTCCCTTATTGCTTCACCCGGACCCGGCAGCGAAAAAGGAGCGATGATGGTTTCTGCCTGAGATTGCGGAAATTCGGTTTGGAAGGAGTGCTCATTCAGAAAGAAACCGGAAAGAAAAACGATTAACAATACAGAAAAAAGAGTTCTGGGAAGTAAAGGGTGAGAATCTGAAAATCTGAATGCGTTCAACATAGCAGTATCAACAGCTTGAACTCAAAATACATTCTTTTTAGACAGATAAAAGGATTTTCTGAATTATCTACACAGAAAAAGCAGATAATCAGATACAGAGACTTAAATGGGTCCGTAAAAAACAAATTACATTCAGCTGGAAGTTTAGCCCCTCATTGGTTTTCCTGTTCAGTACACATCAGGCCGTTTGCCTCAAGAAGTTCCCGGATCTCATCACTTAGTTCCAGATTCCAGTTTCTGTATCCTTTCAGGAGGCTTTCCAGTCGTGTCTCCCTGCAAGACAGGAGAGCCCTTACCACACCTTTGAGAAAATCTATCTCTTTCTTCAGTTTCCTGACATCAGATTCCTCTGGAAAATCATCCTTAACTCTTTCAAAAAACTGCTCTTCAGCCTCTTTAGCCTCCTTGAGCCAGATACTTATATCTTCCCAATTACTGCTTTCCATGATAGCGGAATTTACTATGTCGGCCAGAGCTGTTCCTGGACACTCTTTCCTGACATAGACTTTCATGGCATTAAAATACCTGATCCATAATCCGCTTATGTAGGCCTGTGTTTCTACATCCTCCTCAAGCAGTTGTATTTCTCTTCTCAGCTTCTCCACCAGCATATCCTGACTCTGCATAGATCCTCCTGCGTATAAAGAATGAAAACATCACGTGCTGCAACACGTTTCATCGATTTGAAGAGAATGAAATTTTGAGAGTGAGCGTACTTCCGGGAGATGATTTGATTATAACAGCAGAAAAGGAGCAAGTCAATACTTTCGGTGATGATTTTTCTGGTTTTTATCCGGGGGGACTTTAATGTTTTTGTATACTGCTATGCTGTTTTTTTTTAATTCACCTCAGAGATGAATTGGTGAGTTGAGCTTTCAGTCACAATTTTATCTCAGAGGAGAATCAGTGATTTCATAAATCAGGACTTCTTCTCAGAGGTGAATGCTTGCTTACAGTCGAGGTCAGAGCGGTACTGGGCATCGGTATCGATTTATGTACATATAATCCGTTTACAACGTCCCCCTGGTTTTGTC from Fibrobacter sp. includes the following:
- a CDS encoding PTS transporter subunit EIIA; the protein is MYTEELLVTAGRKNKRNWRNTVKLSSLMDPRLIYLDYHFDSYHQIIDFVAEKISLTTSLSTGTIKESLLKRENIGTTFLGNHLALPHGYVENLSEILILFIRLDRALDVSYDYRESTVKYVFAIITSKEKAQLYLKVLSAIAQLVTTNAHLLENARTPGELIDTIDEKQVVVDEVLRARDLICCKGMVWRKQTISHAIDKMKKENITFLPVVEENGRICGVLDLADLFSAVFPEEKISSGSLVLLRDLGETSELLVKPVKEFWENQEHHLSGDIMKDYRTYIVNENASYIEIVFIMTEYHYKYLVVVDDLMGVKGVIDTGDVVHKMIRA
- a CDS encoding sodium:calcium antiporter encodes the protein MMTLLLFLLAFLLLTGGSELISRGTSSIARHMSISETMIGMTIIAFSTSAPEFLVNIFSSIKGYPDISFGNIIGSNIFNLFVITGIIGTFSQICLKRSIIFKLLPFSIVTTLIFWIIINDVAFFGSETNTLSQLDGGILVLGLFQFFIFFFIYQAAMSKIREGRSYEVRIPDLLTKPYIKKEPEAENSPGLIYSIPFSVFCFIIGLVLVIAGGYLVVREAVEVSMQFNTSLKLLSVCVISVLTSVPELIVSYISARRGQSDLAVANILGSNIFNIAFIMGLSALIRPLAFNTAFNTDILVLLIGTSALYLFCYGEKSVQHIEAVSLPAIYAAYFVFVIIRG